In a genomic window of Flavobacterium sp. KACC 22761:
- the rsfS gene encoding ribosome silencing factor, translating to MAKKTINNDVLLANIIKGIEEVKGNDIDILDLRDIDTAVCDYFVICNGTSNTQVNAIVNSIQKTVSKDLKDKPWHVEGTDNAEWVLMDYVHIVVHVFQKHIREYYNIESLWGDAKITTIENKY from the coding sequence ATGGCGAAAAAGACTATTAATAATGATGTTCTATTGGCGAACATAATCAAAGGGATTGAAGAAGTAAAAGGGAATGATATCGATATTCTTGACTTAAGAGATATAGATACCGCTGTATGCGACTATTTTGTTATTTGCAACGGAACTTCAAACACTCAAGTTAACGCCATAGTAAACTCTATACAGAAAACAGTATCTAAAGACTTAAAAGACAAACCTTGGCACGTAGAAGGAACCGATAATGCAGAATGGGTTCTGATGGATTATGTGCATATCGTGGTACATGTTTTCCAGAAACACATTCGCGAATACTATAATATCGAGAGCCTTTGGGGTGACGCCAAAATAACTACAATCGAAAACAAATACTAA
- a CDS encoding biotin--[acetyl-CoA-carboxylase] ligase has translation MKLIKLDAIDSTNDFLKALSSQDELENFTVVTAENQTKGKGQMGAKWQSESGKNLIMSALVKDFIFDNEQVFNLSLIVSLSVIEVLKSLNIPELSIKWPNDIMSYNKKVGGILIENTIKSDGRIVSVVGLGLNVNQTNFDELPNASSLAVILGKTFDKEELAILIVEKLKEKIQSWNTSSQTFWDDYFNFLFKKGIPTAFRDNNNQDFMGIIQGVSPIGKLQVLLEDDSVVEFEIKEVKMLY, from the coding sequence ATGAAACTAATCAAACTCGATGCCATAGATTCTACAAATGACTTTCTAAAGGCATTGTCAAGCCAAGATGAACTGGAGAATTTTACTGTGGTAACGGCTGAAAATCAGACAAAAGGAAAGGGGCAAATGGGAGCGAAATGGCAGTCTGAATCAGGTAAAAACTTAATTATGAGTGCCTTGGTAAAAGATTTTATATTTGATAACGAACAGGTTTTTAATTTAAGTTTAATAGTCTCATTAAGTGTCATTGAAGTGTTAAAATCATTAAATATTCCCGAATTAAGCATAAAGTGGCCAAACGACATTATGTCATATAATAAAAAAGTTGGTGGCATATTAATCGAGAATACCATCAAAAGTGATGGCAGAATCGTGTCAGTTGTCGGATTAGGGTTAAATGTCAATCAGACAAATTTTGACGAATTGCCAAATGCTTCTTCATTGGCAGTTATTTTAGGAAAAACTTTTGACAAGGAAGAGTTGGCAATCTTAATCGTTGAAAAACTAAAAGAAAAAATTCAATCTTGGAACACCTCATCGCAGACTTTCTGGGATGACTATTTTAATTTTTTATTTAAAAAAGGAATTCCAACTGCATTTAGAGACAATAACAATCAAGATTTTATGGGAATCATTCAAGGAGTTTCTCCAATAGGAAAACTACAAGTTTTATTAGAAGATGATTCTGTTGTAGAGTTTGAGATTAAAGAAGTGAAAATGCTTTATTGA
- a CDS encoding SRPBCC family protein, with protein MNLESPKVTVQKSAQDLFDQLTDVKNFEKLMPDNIAKFEVTGEDAFIFGLKGMPEIKLKMKDKVAPNKIVLGAASDKLPFTLTSNIDSVSDSESAVQLFFEGEFNAMMAMMIKGPISKFIETLANNMNKL; from the coding sequence ATGAACTTAGAAAGTCCAAAAGTTACTGTTCAGAAATCGGCTCAAGATTTGTTTGACCAACTGACCGACGTAAAGAATTTCGAAAAATTAATGCCAGACAATATCGCTAAATTTGAAGTGACTGGCGAAGACGCTTTTATTTTTGGATTGAAAGGGATGCCTGAAATCAAATTGAAAATGAAAGATAAAGTAGCGCCAAACAAAATTGTTTTGGGTGCTGCAAGCGACAAGCTTCCGTTTACTTTGACTTCAAATATTGATAGCGTTTCTGACTCTGAAAGTGCAGTTCAATTATTTTTTGAAGGCGAATTCAACGCTATGATGGCCATGATGATCAAAGGCCCAATCAGCAAGTTTATTGAAACTCTCGCAAACAATATGAACAAATTATAA
- the pyrE gene encoding orotate phosphoribosyltransferase encodes MIFNKDTAEKTAELLLQINAIKLNPENPFTWASGWKSPIYCDNRLILSFPSIRNYVRDEFAKNIEKQFGKPDVIAGVATGAIGVGILVAESLGLPFVYVRPEPKKHGRQNQVEGFLQKGQNVVVVEDLISTGKSSLMAVEALRSEGANIKGMAAIFTYGFGVAEENFKEANVDLFTLSNYENLLSLAVQKQYITEDQQSTLLEWSQSPSTWGQE; translated from the coding sequence ATGATTTTTAATAAAGATACTGCCGAAAAAACAGCCGAATTGCTTTTGCAAATAAATGCAATTAAATTGAATCCCGAAAATCCTTTTACGTGGGCTTCTGGTTGGAAATCGCCTATTTACTGTGATAATAGGTTAATTCTTTCATTTCCGAGCATCAGAAACTATGTTCGTGATGAATTTGCTAAAAACATTGAAAAACAATTTGGAAAACCTGATGTGATTGCTGGTGTTGCTACTGGAGCCATTGGTGTTGGAATTTTGGTTGCCGAAAGTTTAGGTCTTCCTTTCGTATATGTGCGTCCGGAACCTAAAAAACACGGAAGACAAAACCAAGTGGAAGGTTTTTTACAAAAAGGACAAAATGTTGTGGTTGTTGAAGATTTGATTAGTACTGGAAAAAGCAGTTTGATGGCTGTTGAGGCTTTAAGAAGCGAAGGTGCTAATATTAAAGGTATGGCCGCAATTTTTACATACGGTTTTGGCGTAGCCGAAGAAAATTTCAAAGAAGCGAATGTTGATTTATTCACGTTAAGCAACTACGAAAATCTTTTAAGCTTAGCTGTTCAGAAACAATATATCACCGAAGATCAACAATCGACTTTATTAGAATGGAGCCAAAGTCCATCGACTTGGGGACAGGAATAG
- a CDS encoding NUDIX hydrolase: MYKVFVNDKPLFLTNEISRETDFQLFLLESIDIEQLIIKIFQNKIQKAILYHPDESEIMKTLKAKIPVNKAGGGFVYNKKGEVLFIFRNGKWDLPKGGIEKGEDIEATAMREVEEETGVNKLRITNKLQKTYHIFKRNGKYKLKITHWFEMQSDFEGTPHGQLEEGIEKVAWLNREQIKEALKNSYENIKLLFQEENYSPSDLKTKKENL, from the coding sequence ATGTATAAAGTTTTTGTAAACGACAAACCACTTTTTTTGACAAATGAAATCTCGCGTGAAACAGATTTCCAATTGTTCTTGTTGGAGAGTATTGATATCGAACAGCTTATTATAAAAATTTTTCAAAATAAAATTCAAAAAGCCATTCTATATCATCCAGATGAAAGTGAGATCATGAAAACCCTTAAAGCCAAAATTCCGGTGAACAAAGCTGGTGGAGGTTTTGTGTACAATAAAAAAGGCGAAGTTTTATTTATATTCAGAAACGGAAAGTGGGACTTGCCAAAAGGCGGTATCGAGAAAGGGGAAGACATTGAAGCGACGGCTATGCGTGAGGTAGAGGAGGAGACAGGAGTAAACAAGCTTCGTATTACGAATAAACTTCAAAAAACCTACCACATCTTTAAACGCAATGGAAAATACAAACTCAAAATCACGCATTGGTTCGAAATGCAGTCTGATTTTGAAGGAACACCGCACGGACAACTTGAAGAAGGAATTGAAAAAGTTGCTTGGTTAAATCGAGAACAAATCAAAGAAGCGCTTAAAAACTCTTATGAAAACATAAAATTGCTTTTTCAAGAAGAAAATTACTCTCCTTCAGATTTAAAAACAAAAAAAGAAAACTTATAA
- a CDS encoding energy transducer TonB gives MHFTNLLVITTDCPDEEISGKIYATFVVNKEGNVTDVKIKKGLSRAADEEFLRVLKKLGKFTPGKIKGVPVNCIYTISITLQSADSDISSSNNYNNRIALEPYVTKTDENKKADEISYYMFNSTNLGYINCDRFLTYVPSMVINYGVIVEDESNISVNIIYHRFKSIMRGALSPKKVVFYNSLLKEKITIVAVKYFEGKPFLAINETTTSEKSAKDLQFNPVTPEELKTEILKLNKFN, from the coding sequence ATGCATTTTACAAATTTATTGGTAATAACTACAGACTGTCCTGACGAAGAAATTAGCGGCAAAATATATGCTACTTTTGTTGTAAACAAAGAAGGAAATGTCACTGATGTTAAGATAAAAAAAGGTTTGAGCAGAGCTGCTGATGAAGAATTTCTTAGAGTTCTCAAAAAACTTGGAAAATTTACTCCCGGCAAAATAAAAGGTGTTCCCGTAAACTGTATCTATACCATATCAATTACCTTACAATCAGCAGACTCCGATATTTCCTCCTCAAATAATTACAACAATAGAATCGCTCTAGAACCGTATGTTACAAAAACTGATGAAAATAAAAAGGCAGATGAAATTAGTTACTATATGTTCAATAGCACAAATCTAGGATATATAAATTGCGATCGTTTTTTGACCTATGTTCCATCAATGGTAATCAATTATGGTGTTATTGTTGAAGATGAAAGCAATATTTCTGTCAACATTATCTACCATCGTTTTAAATCGATTATGAGGGGCGCCTTAAGTCCTAAAAAAGTTGTTTTTTACAATTCGCTTTTAAAAGAAAAAATTACAATCGTTGCTGTTAAATATTTTGAAGGCAAACCATTTCTAGCTATTAACGAAACGACTACAAGTGAAAAATCTGCAAAGGATTTACAATTTAATCCAGTAACACCTGAAGAATTGAAAACTGAAATTTTAAAGCTGAATAAATTTAATTAA